The following proteins are encoded in a genomic region of Elgaria multicarinata webbii isolate HBS135686 ecotype San Diego chromosome 16, rElgMul1.1.pri, whole genome shotgun sequence:
- the HDC gene encoding histidine decarboxylase isoform X1: MDHEEYRQRGKEMVDYICQYLTNLRERRVSPDVQPGYMRDQLPDGAPLEPDSWDNIFNDIEKIIMPGVVHWQSPHMHGYFPALTSWPSLLGDMLADAINCLGFTWASSPACTELEMNVMDWLAQMMGLPNTFLHYNPESRGGGILQSTVSESTLIALLAARKNKILEMQASEPDIDDSTLNSRLIAYASDQAHSSVEKAGLISLVKMRFLPVDENFSLRGETLRKAIEEDRSRGLVPIFVCATLGTTGVCAFDSLSELGPICSKEGLWLHVDAAYAGTAFLCPEFRSFLNGIEHADSFTFNPSKWMMVHFDCTAFWVKDKHKLQQTFSVNPIYLRHPNSGSATDFMHWQIPLSRRFRSLKLWFVIRSFGVKRLQDHVRHGTEMAKYFESLVRSDALFEIPAKRHLGLVVFRLKGPNWMTEKVLKDLNKSGKLFVIPATIQEKLIIRFTVTSQFTTQEDIRRDWTLIQQAAVKVFSLHCTPKPLIISEEGVQDCDIITSPSLESTGVASHFFLEKGECKMSPGKITVQPRRRSLNSPLWSSSEYVLRPEDPHLDDCFAEDNPNATSYKLPSCLSFSVQSKKKTARSLSVPTADIWESNHLKAVGLDGSGRSGPFTNEKFLSKLPKEILMLKKSDLKKRLKFYSVPSFPECNIQCGLQLPCCPLQAIV; the protein is encoded by the exons GTTGTCCACTGGCAGAGTCCACACATGCACGGCTACTTCCCAGCTCTCACCTCCTGGCCTTCTCTACTGGGAGACATGCTGGCAGACGCCATCAATTGCCTGGGATTTACTTGG GCATCCAGCCCAGCCTGCACGGAACTGGAAATGAATGTGATGGACTGGCTGGCTCAAATGATGGGTCTCCCCAATACGTTCTTGCACTATAACCCCGAAAGCAGAGGTGGAGGCATCTTACAG AGCACTGTTAGTGAATCAACCTTGATTGCTCTACTAGCAGCAAGAAAGAATAAAATTCTGGAAATGCAAGCATCTGAGCCAGATATAGACGACTCAACTCTGAACTCTCGTCTTATCGCTTATGCCTCTGATCAG GCTCACTCCTCGGTAGAAAAGGCAGGCTTGATCTCCCTTGTGAAGATGAGATTTCTGCCTGTTGATGAGAATTTTTCCTTGAGAGGTGAAACCCTGAGGAAAGCTATTGAAGAGGACAGAAGCCGAGGCCTCGTACCGATCTTC GTTTGTGCAACCCTGGGTACAACTGGCGTCTGTGCTTTTGACAGCCTTTCAGAGCTGGGTCCAATAT GTTCTAAAGAGGGACTCTGGCTTCATGTGGATGCGGCCTATGCTGGAACAGCATTTCTGTGCCCAGAATTCAGGTCGTTTCTGAATGGAATTGAACATGCTGATTCTTTTACTTTCAACCCTTCCAAATGGATGATGGTCCATTTCGATTGCACAGCTTTCTG GGTCAAGGACAAACACAAGCTACAGCAGACTTTCAGTGTTAATCCCATCTACCTCAGACATCCCAATTCAGGGTCAGCTACTGATTTCATG CACTGGCAGATTCCACTGAGCCGAAGGTTTCGCTCTCTGAAACTGTGGTTTGTGATTCGCTCGTTTGGTGTGAAAAGGCTTCAAGACCATGTCAGACAT GGTACTGAGATGGCCAAATATTTTGAGTCACTAGTCAGAAGCGACGCCCTCTTTGAGATCCCTGCCAAGAGACACCTGGGACTGGTTGTGTTTCGTTTAAAG GGTCCAAACTGGATGACAGAAAAGGTCTTAAAAGATTTGAACAAGTCAGGAAAGCTCTTTGTTATTCCAGCGACAATTCAGGAGAAGTTAATCATCCGCTTCACGGTAACATCTCAGTTTACAACCCAAGAGGACATCCGACGAGACTGGACACTCATCCAACAGGCTGCGGTAAAAGTCTTTAGCCTGCATTGTACACCCAAACCACTCATCATCTCAGAGGAAGGGGTCCAAGACTGCGACATAATAACTAGCCCCAGTCTTGAGTCAACAGGAGTAGCTTCCCACTTTTTCTTGGAGAAAGGAGAATGCAAAATGTCTCCAGGTAAAATAACTGTGCAACCTCGAAGAAGGTCGCTCAATTCTCCTCTGTGGTCTTCTAGCGAATATGTACTGAGGCCCGAGGATCCTCACTTGGATGACTGTTTTGCAGAAGACAACCCAAATGCTACCAGCTACAAGTTGCCCTCATGCCTGAGCTTTTCTGTTCAAAGCAAGAAAAAGACAGCCCGTTCTCTCAGTGTGCCGACGGCTGATATATGGGAGTCAAACCATCTAAAGGCAGTGGGCTTAGATGGCTCTGGGAGGAGCGGACCTTTCACCAATGAGAAATTCCTTTCCAAGTTGCCCAAAGAGATATTGATGTTGAAGAAAAGTGACCTCAAGAAACGTCTGAAATTTTACAGCGTCCCAAGTTTTCCTGAATGCAACATTCAGTGTGGCCTCCAGCTGCCGTGCTGCCCACTACAAGCCATTGTCTAA